In Methanosarcina barkeri MS, a single window of DNA contains:
- a CDS encoding ribonuclease H-like domain-containing protein, with the protein MLNNTYIHIPGVGKGLERKIWAQGIHTWKEFLEMEDRISIPSSRKARICEGVRISSEHLAAKDHCFFSQCLPSAEHWRAYSLFSDSAAFVDIETTGLSKSRDEITIVGIYNGKESKTYIKDINLDDIVEEFSKYRLLVSFNGARFDLPFIKSEFPEIEFNQLHIDLMYPLRRIGYSGGLKNIEKLLGITRSDGTEGITGFDAVRLWKKYEKGDREALDTLIKYNREDTVNLKTIIELTYPKMVENALNA; encoded by the coding sequence ATGCTGAATAATACATACATTCATATTCCGGGTGTAGGAAAGGGCCTTGAACGAAAAATCTGGGCTCAAGGTATACATACTTGGAAAGAATTTCTTGAAATGGAAGACCGGATCTCTATACCTTCATCACGAAAGGCCAGAATTTGTGAAGGGGTGAGGATATCTTCTGAGCACCTTGCAGCAAAAGATCATTGTTTTTTCTCACAATGCCTTCCTTCTGCCGAGCACTGGAGGGCATATTCCTTATTTTCCGATTCTGCTGCATTTGTAGACATCGAAACAACGGGACTTTCTAAGTCCCGAGATGAAATAACTATTGTGGGAATCTACAACGGAAAAGAATCAAAAACGTATATAAAAGATATTAACCTTGATGACATTGTAGAAGAGTTCTCAAAATACAGGCTACTTGTATCCTTCAATGGTGCCCGTTTTGATTTACCTTTCATAAAATCCGAATTTCCCGAAATTGAGTTCAATCAGCTCCATATAGACCTTATGTACCCCTTAAGGCGAATAGGGTACAGTGGAGGTTTAAAAAACATTGAAAAACTACTCGGGATCACCCGAAGCGACGGTACTGAGGGCATAACAGGTTTTGATGCCGTGAGGCTCTGGAAAAAATATGAGAAAGGAGATCGTGAAGCTCTGGATACACTTATTAAATACAACAGAGAAGATACAGTTAATCTGAAAACTATTATAGAGCTTACTTACCCTAAAATGGTTGAAAATGCTCTGAATGCCTGA
- the mdh gene encoding malate dehydrogenase — protein MAKISVIGAGNVGATTVQRLAELELGEIVMTDIVEGLPQGKALDLMQAGAIKGYDTSIIGTNDYAEIVDSDLVIITAGIARKPGMTREDLIKTNSKIIAEVSRNIAKYAPDSVVINVTNPLDIITYIAMKSTGFETKKVFGMSGVLDSGRFASFIAEELKCSKKDVQAMVIGGHGDLMVPLPQYTTVSGVPLTDLLPEDRIAKLVERTVNGGAEIVELLKQGSAFYAPSAAIVSMAEAVIKNSRRILPASSYLEGQYGQEGIYFGVPVKLGASGVEEILELKLEESQYEILRKSSETIRNTISQLEV, from the coding sequence ATGGCTAAAATTTCCGTGATTGGTGCAGGAAACGTAGGGGCAACTACAGTCCAGCGACTAGCTGAACTTGAACTTGGCGAAATTGTCATGACGGATATTGTGGAAGGACTACCGCAAGGAAAAGCCCTCGACCTTATGCAAGCAGGGGCAATAAAAGGTTATGATACGTCAATAATTGGGACCAATGATTATGCAGAGATCGTAGACTCTGATCTTGTAATAATTACAGCAGGGATTGCAAGAAAACCCGGAATGACTAGGGAAGATCTGATTAAAACAAATTCTAAAATAATAGCAGAGGTTTCCAGAAATATTGCAAAGTATGCTCCGGACTCCGTAGTAATTAATGTCACAAATCCACTTGACATTATAACGTACATAGCTATGAAATCAACAGGATTTGAGACAAAGAAAGTATTCGGAATGAGCGGAGTTCTGGATTCGGGACGTTTTGCAAGCTTTATTGCAGAAGAACTGAAGTGCTCGAAAAAAGATGTTCAGGCAATGGTTATAGGTGGTCATGGAGATCTGATGGTGCCTCTTCCTCAATATACAACAGTGTCAGGAGTTCCACTCACGGACCTGCTTCCAGAGGACAGAATTGCCAAGCTGGTAGAGAGGACAGTAAACGGAGGAGCAGAGATCGTAGAGCTCCTTAAACAGGGCAGTGCTTTTTACGCACCTTCAGCGGCTATTGTCTCAATGGCGGAAGCCGTTATTAAAAATTCGAGGAGAATTTTGCCTGCTTCGTCTTATCTTGAAGGACAGTACGGGCAGGAAGGTATTTACTTCGGTGTACCCGTAAAGCTTGGGGCATCAGGAGTAGAAGAAATCCTTGAACTCAAGCTAGAAGAAAGCCAGTACGAGATTCTCAGAAAATCCTCAGAAACTATTCGAAACACGATTTCACAGCTAGAAGTATAA
- a CDS encoding tRNA(His) guanylyltransferase Thg1 family protein, whose amino-acid sequence MKDREIYAEMRCIPPVVVRADGRNFKNTLRGLGFGKPYDQTFARVMADTAELFIKKSGLSPLFAYTFSDEVSFLFMELPFEGRVEKIDSVTASFLGSALTINLQLEKPVAFDSRIVVLQKEEIPAYFHWRQLEAWRNFVSAWGYYTLRDEGISKVEASKCLRGKKEWEIHEMLFERGINLSTLPAWQRRGVIISKEEYEISGFNPILDKETKSLRRRVTQNWEIPNFKSEEGMAFLQKLINRN is encoded by the coding sequence ATGAAAGACCGGGAAATTTATGCTGAGATGCGCTGTATCCCTCCGGTGGTTGTGCGCGCGGACGGCAGGAATTTTAAAAATACACTTAGGGGCCTGGGCTTTGGAAAACCCTATGACCAAACTTTCGCCAGGGTAATGGCGGATACTGCTGAACTTTTTATTAAGAAAAGTGGTTTAAGCCCTCTCTTTGCTTACACTTTTTCGGATGAAGTTAGTTTTCTCTTTATGGAACTTCCCTTTGAGGGAAGAGTAGAAAAAATTGATTCTGTCACGGCAAGCTTTCTGGGAAGTGCACTTACGATAAATTTGCAACTTGAAAAACCTGTGGCTTTTGATTCTAGAATAGTAGTTCTTCAAAAAGAGGAGATTCCTGCGTATTTTCACTGGAGGCAACTTGAAGCCTGGCGCAATTTTGTGTCAGCCTGGGGATATTATACGTTGAGGGATGAAGGAATAAGTAAGGTTGAGGCTTCGAAATGTCTCAGAGGAAAAAAAGAATGGGAAATCCATGAAATGCTTTTTGAGAGAGGAATCAATCTTTCAACTCTTCCTGCCTGGCAGAGGAGAGGAGTTATTATTTCAAAAGAAGAATACGAAATATCTGGCTTTAATCCCATACTTGACAAAGAGACAAAATCTCTGCGTAGAAGGGTCACTCAAAACTGGGAAATCCCGAATTTTAAATCTGAAGAAGGCATGGCATTTTTACAGAAACTTATTAATAGGAATTAA
- a CDS encoding tyrosine--tRNA ligase yields the protein MDRLDLIKRNVQEIVTEGELEELLNKKKAPRAYVGYEPSGKIHMGHVLTVNKLIDLQKAGFEITVLLADVHAYLNRKGTLEEVRKIADYNKRCFIALGLDKEKTNFVYGSDYQLGAEYMLNVLKLSRSVTLNRARRSMDEVGRAMDDPTVSQMVYPLMQAIDIALLGVDIAVGGIDQRKIHMLARENLKNLGFETPICIHTPILLGLDGTKMASSKENFISVDDTEEEIYKKLKKAYCKIGDTEENPILALFRYHIFPRYETVVIERPEKFGGNITYVSYEEMENAFAAESVHPMDLKNSAAKYINEILDPVRKVLL from the coding sequence ATGGACAGACTCGACCTTATAAAAAGAAATGTTCAGGAAATCGTAACTGAAGGAGAACTTGAAGAGCTTCTTAACAAAAAAAAAGCTCCACGTGCCTACGTCGGATACGAACCTAGTGGAAAAATCCATATGGGTCATGTTCTTACAGTAAATAAACTAATTGATCTCCAAAAAGCCGGATTCGAAATTACTGTCCTGCTTGCGGACGTGCATGCTTATCTTAATAGGAAAGGTACGCTTGAAGAAGTCCGAAAGATTGCAGACTATAACAAGCGCTGCTTTATTGCCCTCGGGCTTGACAAAGAAAAAACTAATTTTGTTTATGGGTCTGACTATCAGCTTGGAGCAGAGTACATGTTAAATGTTCTCAAACTTTCAAGGTCAGTGACTCTGAATAGGGCTCGCAGGAGCATGGATGAAGTCGGGCGTGCTATGGATGACCCAACCGTTTCTCAGATGGTATATCCACTGATGCAGGCTATTGATATTGCTCTGCTCGGAGTTGATATCGCAGTTGGAGGTATTGACCAGAGAAAAATCCATATGCTTGCACGTGAAAACCTAAAGAATCTAGGATTCGAAACCCCAATCTGCATTCATACTCCAATTCTTCTGGGATTAGATGGAACCAAGATGGCTTCATCAAAGGAGAATTTTATTTCGGTGGATGACACTGAAGAAGAGATCTATAAAAAGCTTAAGAAAGCGTACTGTAAGATCGGAGACACGGAAGAAAACCCAATTCTCGCTCTTTTCCGCTACCATATATTTCCTAGATACGAAACTGTTGTCATAGAGAGACCTGAGAAATTCGGTGGAAATATAACATATGTGAGTTACGAAGAAATGGAAAATGCTTTTGCAGCAGAAAGTGTTCATCCAATGGATCTGAAAAATTCAGCCGCAAAGTATATAAATGAGATTCTGGACCCTGTCAGGAAAGTTCTGCTTTAA
- a CDS encoding PRC-barrel domain-containing protein, translated as MRAELTSLFGLNVYTNAGVYVGKLQDLVIDIEDQKITGLAISDINRELFDLTTRGVIIPYRWVITAADIIIVRDVIQRYKKRKED; from the coding sequence ATGCGCGCAGAACTTACATCACTTTTTGGTTTAAACGTGTACACAAACGCTGGTGTTTATGTAGGGAAGTTGCAGGATCTCGTAATTGATATAGAAGATCAGAAAATTACCGGGCTTGCTATTTCGGATATCAATAGGGAACTTTTTGACCTGACTACCAGGGGCGTAATTATTCCTTACAGATGGGTTATAACGGCAGCAGATATCATAATAGTAAGAGATGTTATCCAGAGATACAAAAAGCGAAAAGAAGATTAA
- a CDS encoding DsrE/DsrF/DrsH-like family protein, whose amino-acid sequence MGEKTVIILHSGDMDKVYSALIIANGALAMGMEASIYFTFWGLMRLKKGELDKGPLSKMNMLGLGRQMIKQRMNKANVASLERLMNDFKELGGKIIACEMTMEIMGLSKEELRTEWIDEWGAVGSYIQEARDANVTLFI is encoded by the coding sequence ATGGGGGAAAAGACTGTCATTATCCTGCATAGCGGCGATATGGATAAAGTATACAGCGCACTTATAATTGCAAACGGAGCGCTGGCAATGGGTATGGAAGCCTCCATATACTTTACCTTCTGGGGGCTAATGCGCTTGAAGAAAGGAGAGCTTGATAAGGGGCCACTCTCCAAAATGAATATGCTGGGGCTTGGCAGGCAGATGATTAAACAAAGAATGAATAAAGCCAATGTTGCTTCACTTGAAAGACTGATGAATGATTTCAAGGAACTTGGCGGAAAAATAATCGCCTGTGAGATGACCATGGAAATTATGGGCTTGAGTAAAGAGGAGCTTCGAACGGAATGGATAGATGAATGGGGAGCTGTAGGTTCGTATATTCAGGAAGCACGGGACGCAAACGTAACGCTCTTTATTTAA
- a CDS encoding sulfurtransferase TusA family protein produces MAEMEIDVRGQTCPVPLVECRKALKKAAPGDLVIVKGTHPASKKEIPMACEAMGLKVLEIEDKEGGKEWEIKIRR; encoded by the coding sequence ATGGCAGAAATGGAAATCGATGTTAGAGGGCAGACTTGCCCGGTTCCGCTGGTAGAGTGCAGAAAAGCCTTAAAGAAAGCTGCTCCAGGGGATCTTGTTATTGTGAAGGGGACACATCCGGCGTCAAAAAAGGAAATTCCTATGGCCTGCGAAGCAATGGGGCTCAAAGTGCTGGAGATTGAAGATAAGGAAGGAGGCAAAGAGTGGGAGATAAAAATCCGGAGATAA